CTTGCCTCCACCAGCGCCTTGAGCACGCCCACATGGGCCAGGCCGCGCAGCCCGCCCGCGCCCAGCGCAAGGCCGAGGGCGGGGCGTGCCGGCGCCCGCCCCGCAGCGCGCCATGCGACGGCCGACACCGCCCTACCTCCCCGGGGCAGCCTATGCGGCGGAAGCCGAGGCGGGCGGCCAGAGGACCGCCCGCCGGGAAGCCGCCCGACCGGCCGGCCTAATAGACGAACTCGCGCAGGTCGTAGAGGGAACGGCGCGGTCCGCGCGGCCAGCGCGGTGCGCGAATGGCCTCGTCCAGTCGCCGGCGCTGCTCCTCCAGCTCGGCCTCGTCCAGCCGCCGGATCGACTGGGCGTCCATGGCCCGCTGGTAGGGAAGGCCCGGGATTTCGACGATGGGCGAGTAGTAGATCAGGTCCTCCGGCCCCAGCTCCATCTGGTTGATCAGCTCCGCCGTCGCCGACACGTGCTCCTCGGCGTAGGCCTCGCCCCCGGCGCCGAGGAGGAGGATCAGCCCCACGGCCAAGCCGGCGCGGTGGAGGTTGCGCACCGCCTGCAGGGCGTAGGAGGGCCTCCCGGGTTTGTGCAGGAAGCGGCTGAGCGCCTCGCTCCCGGTCTCCACACCCAGGTAGACGCGGCGCAGGCCTGCCGCCGCCAGCGCCTCCAGCTCCGCCACCGACTTCTCGCGCGTGTGGAAGAGGTCTTGAAAGACGTAGAACCCTTCGTAGGTGCCGGGATGGCTCTCCACGTAGCGGATGCGCTCGGCCGCCGTGGCACCCGGCGCCAGCGGGAAGACGGAGGACGCCTCCGCCATCCAGTGGAGGAGCCGATCCGTGGGCGCCATCAACGCGTTGCCGTCGCCGAGGAAGAGCGTCCGCCGGCCCAGCGCCGTGCCGCCCAGGAAGCGGCGCACCGCCGCCACGTGGCGGCGGAACTCGTCCACCGTCTTGGCGGCGAAGGGCCGGTCGCGGTAGAGGTCGCAGAAGGCGCACTTGTTGTACGAGCAGCCAGTGGTCGCCTGCAGGTAGACCGCCCGGTACTGGTCCGGCGGCAGGATGGAGACAGGCTGGTAGACCTCCAGGAAGCGCCGCACGTCCTCCTCCAGCCGCCTCTCGTCCCACGCCAGCGCCCGCTCCAGCCAGGGCCGCGCCAGCTCCTCCGGCGGCAGGGCGGCCTCGCGCAGGAGGTGCGCCACGCGCGGGGGCAGCTCCCAGCGCAGCTGTCCGTCGCCGTGCTCCAGCTGGCGCTGCGCCTCCCCGGCCAGCTCGGCCGTCACCCCGGCCAGGCGGGCCCGCTCGCCGGGCGAGAGCGCGCGCAGGCGCTTGCGGGAGGCACCGTCCTCCTCGGTGACGGCCTTCTCTACGACCTGGCCCGAGAGGCCGCGCTGGTAGACGACGCCGTCGAGGAAGAGGGTGGTCCACCGCCCCTCGCGATCGAAGGCGACGATGCGCCGGTGATCCCGGCTCAGGGTGAGCGTGTCCGGCTTGATGCTCAGCGTCAGTTCCGCCATGGCCCCACCGCCTCGGCTTCGGTTCCGGCTCGGCGGCCGCCCGGGAGGCTCAGCGACCGGGCGCGGCCTCCTCGTTCTCCTCCAAGATCTGCAGGTCGGCGTCGAAGCGGACCGAACGGCGCACGCCGTCGGCTTGGTAGACGATGCGGTAGAGGCCGTCGCCCAGGGAGCGGAGATCGACCACCTCACCGCGGCGCCCGAGCAGCTGCAGGACGGTGTCCGGTTCGCAGTAGGCGTTATGAATGTAGACCCCGTTCAGCGCCGCCACCTCCGCATGTGCAGGATCCTTCCGCAGGTCATGATACCCTCGCGGACCGGTGCCGTCGCGGCGGGAGGAGCCTGGCTCTCCAGCCTCCTCCTGCCGTTGACCGCCCCGCCCGGTGGGGGAAGAATAGCCTCGGCGAGTTGTCCAGGCGGTCGCGCGCGCTCCGGCGCGCGAGGAAAGTCCGAGCAGCGCAGGGCAGGGTGCCGGGTAACACCCGGTGAGGGCGACCTCAAGGAAAGTGCCACAGAGACCAGACCGCCGGTCGGGCGGTGAGCCGGCCGGCAAGGGTGAAACGGTGCGGTAAGAGCGCACCGGGGCTTGGGCGACCGGCCCGTCATGGCAAACCCCACCCGCTGCAAGGCCGAATAGGGGAGGGATGAGGCGGCCCGCGGACCTCCCGGGTTGGCCGCACGAGGCGCCGGGCGACCGGCGTCCCAGATGGATGACCGCCCACGACAGAACTCGGCTTACGGGCAACTCGCAGGCCGGCCGGCGGGGACCCCCCCGCGCAGGCCGGCCGCACGCTTGCCGCGCGCCGCGCCGGATCAGTGGGCCGGCCGGTGCTCGGAGCCCACGACGGGCGCGGCCTCGGCGCTCTCCGCGAACCGGGCGGCCTCCGCGGGGAGGCAGTGGGGGCAGGGCCGGAACTTCTCCTGCAGGGCGGCCTGAAGCGAGTCGGGGATGAAGCCGACGGCCTTCCCCTGGCGGAGCGCCTCCAGCGTTCCGCACTCCGGCCGCTCGTTGAGCAGGTCGTGCACGAGCCGGCTTCCTGTCTCTCCGAGAAAACGTTGCGTGGAACGGCTGGGTACGGCGTGCACGTCGGGCACCTCCTCGAGGATCGCAGGTATGGCCAGCCGCCCGTCCCTTCCCGAGTGTAGCGCGCCGCCGGATGGCAGGCACCGCCATGGCCGCCCCGGGCGGCGACGATAAAATGGGGGCGGGGTGAGACGGTGGCCACGGCGGAGGAACGCCTGGACGGAGACGGGATGCGGGCGCTGGCCGAGGCTTGGCTCGCCCGCCGGGGCGTCACCCTGGAGGCCGTCGCCGAGCTGGTACTCGAGCTTCAGGCCAAGTATGTCCCGGGTCTCACCCTGGAGGCCTGCCGGGAGAGCGTGGAGCGCGTCCTGGAGAAGCGTGAGGTGCAGAATGCCATCTTCACCGGCATCGCCCTGGACGAGCTGGCCGAACGCGGCCGGATCGCCCAGCCCCTGGGGGCCATGCTCCGCCGCGACGACTCGCTCTACGGCATCGACGAGGTCTTGGCCCTCTCCATCACCAACGTCTACGGGTCCATCGGCCTGACCAACTTCGGCTACCTCGACAAGACCAAGCCCGGCGTGATCGGCCGCATCAACAACGACACCCGACACGTCAACACCTTCCTCGACGACCTGGTCTCGGCCCTGGCGGCGGCGGCGGCCGCCCGCATCGCCCACGCCGCGCGCGACGGCGATCGGCCGCGAAGCGACGGTCTCTGAGGGGACGGCCGGCGGGCGCCGGCGCTCAGCCGGAAGACGGAGCGGCGGCGGGGCAGACCGGCCGGAAGCCGCAGCCCGGGCAGGAGGCGGCGCGACCGGGGTAGTCGTCGGCCGTCCGCGCCTCGCCGAGCCTTTCCAGCAGGGCGTCCAGCCCTTCGCCCGCGCGGCGGAGAACGGCTCCGTCCGACGGCAGGAGCGTCCTCCCGCCGCTGGCCAGCCAGGCCACCTCCACCCGTTCCAGCGGCGCCTCCAGCGCCTCCGGCGCCATGCGCGCGTAGGCGGCCAGCTGGTAGGCGTACCCTTCCAGCGCCCGCTCCTCCTCGCCGGGACGGAGGCGATCGGTCTTGAAGTCCAGGACGACCAGCCGCCCCCGGTCGTTGATCCAGGCCCGGTCCAGGCGCCCGCTGAGCAGCCATCCTCCCGCCCGGGCGACCAGCGGCAGCTCGCGCCAGAGCCGGCCGGCCCGCTCCGCCTCCGCCTGCTCCAGGAAGCCGGGCGAGTCGAGGTAGCGCTGCAGCTCCGCCTCCATCCGGGGGAGTTCGGCCTGCACACCTTCCTCCGCCAGACCGAGAAGCCGGGCCTGGCGGCGGATCACCTCCCGCAGGACCGGCCCTCCGCCGGCGCCGGGGGCGGCCGGGAGCGCCTCCAGCACGGCGTGGACCAGCGCGCCGCGCTCGGTGCCGGAGAGGAGGCCGGCCCGCGACGGTCCCCGCGCGTCACCCCTCGGGCCGGCCTCCGAGGGCGCCGGGGGTTCCGGCCAGCCGCGCACGTAGAGGTAGTAGAAGAGCCGGGGGCAGCGGTGCCAGACGTTGAGCGCCGTCACGGGCAGCGGCTGGCGGCGGTCCGGCTGCTCCGGGGCCCGGTCCGTCGCGGGCGGGGCCGGGGCGGGAGCGGCCGCGGCCGGGACGACCGGCTCCGGCCGGACCGGTCCCCCCGGGGGGGCCGGTTCCGCCTCCGGCTCCAGGCGGCTGAGGCGGACGGTGGCGACGACCCCGGTGACGGGGTCCTCCAGCCTGCGCTCGGAGGGGAGGGGATCGCCCGCGCCCAGCTCCAGCGCCCACCAGAGCCACTCGAACCAACTCTGCATGGAGTCGGGATGGCGGGCCGTGTCGGGGCCGTGGCCGCGGCCGGAGGGCGACGCGCTGAGCCAGAGGTAGTCGCGCGCGCGCGTCATGGCCACGTAGAGCAGGCGCTTCTCCTCCGCCACGGCGGCCTTTCGCTCCTCCGCCTTCAGCCGGCCGTAGAGGCTCTGCTCGCCCGCCGCCTGCAGGGGCAGCGCGAGGCCCGCCTCGCGGCGGTAGAGCGGGCCCGCGCGGCGACCGCCGTGCAGGGAGCGCTCGAGGCGGGGCAGGATCACCCAGGGGAATTCCAGGCCCTTGGCGGCATGGACGGTCAGCAGGTGGACGGCATCGGCGGCCTCGGCCTGGGGTGCCGGTTCGCCCTGGCGGTCCATCGCCAGGAGCGCCTCCAGCTCCTCCGACACCTCCTCCGGCGTCACCAGGCCGCGCGCCTCCAGCGAGGCCACGCGCCCCAGGAAGGCCTCCACGTTGGCCAGGCGGCGGCCGCTGTCGGCGAAGGGCTCGAAGGTGGCGAGGTAGCCCGATTCGACCAGCGCCTCCTCCAGCAGGCCGGAGAGGGGGCGGCGCGGCAGCTCTTCCAGCCAGGTCGTCAGGTGGCGCTGTGCCTCGGCCAGCCCCCGGCGGTCGTCCTCGGCGAGGCCGGGGTCGCGCAGCGCCGTGCCCGCCTCCAGCGCGTGCCAGAGCGTGGCGGCGGGCTCTCCCGCCTCGCGCAGCCGGTCGCGGGCCCGGACCAGCCAGGTGATGCCGGCGTCGCTGACGGCGAAGAAGGGCGAGCGGAGCAGCGCCGCCAGCGCCAGCTCGTCGGCCGGGTTGCGCAGCCAGCGGACGAGGCGGAGCAGGTCGCGCACCTCCTCGCGCTGGAAGTAGCCGCGTCCCGCCCCCACCACGAAGGGGACACCCGCCTCGCGCAGCGCTTCCTGCCAGGGAAGGAGGTCGCCCAGGGCGCGCGCCAGCACGGCGAAGTCGCCGTAGCGCGGCGGCCGTCCCTCCGGGGAGGCCGCATCGCGGCGCACCAGCGGGCGGCCGGACCGCACCACGCGGAGGATGGCGGCCGTCCAGTGGCGCGCCTCGCGGCGGCTCCTCTCCGCCTGCGGGAGCGGCTCCGCGGGCGGTTCCAGCAGGAGAAAGAGCAGCCGCGGCTCCCCCTCCCCCTCCGCCTCCGGCGCGGCCGGACGGGCGGGACGGGCTGCCTCGAAGACCACGCCGTCGCCGCCGTCGGCCAGGAGGCGGGCGAAGAGCCGGTTGACGAAGGCGATGAGGCGCGGCTCGCTGCGGAAGTTGTGCGGCAGGGCGAGGCGCCGCCCGCCGGCTTGCTCCAGCTCGCGCGAGGCGGCGGCGAAGACGCGCACGTCGGCGCCGCGGAAGCGGTAGATGGACTGCTTGGCGTCGCCCACCAGGTAGAGCTCGCCCCGCGCCGGCCAGCCCGTCAGCAGGCGGAAAAAGGACCACTGGAGGCGGTCGGTGTCCTGGAACTCGTCGACCAGGACGGCGCGAAAAGGCGGCGGCGCGCCCGCGGCGGCGCGTCGCTCGAGGAGCTGTAGCGCGCGCACCAGCAGGTCGTCGAAGTCCACCGCCTCGCGCTCCGCCTTGGAACGGGCATAGGCCTCGTCCACCGCCTCCAGCGCCGACAGGAAGCCGGGCGCCAACCCCATCCAGATCAGGTCGCCGGCGAGGCCCTCCAGCTCCTCCGCGAGCTCGCGCAGGCGCCGCATGCCCGCCTGCAGGGGGCGTGCCACCGAGCCGGCGGCGAGGCGGCGGGCGGCCTCCAGCAGCCCGGCCGGACCGTCGGGGCCGGCTTCGGGCGAGGCCAGGCGCTCGGCCAGCCGCCCCAGCGTCGGCGCCAGCGCCTCCAGACGCTCGAGGCGCTCCCGGCTGGCGGATGGCAGGTCGCGGCGAGGCAGCGCCAGCAGCCCGTCCACGGTGGCGACGAGCTCGCCCGCGAGCCGTCCGGCCTGCCGCCGGCGCTCCTCCAGGGCGGCCAGCGTCTGCCGCCGCGCCTCGGCGGGCGTGCTCCGCTCCCGGCCGAGCAGCGCCAGGCTCTCCAGGAGCCACTCCAGCGTCCGCTCCGGCCCCAGTTCCGCCACCGCGGAGGCGGTCTCGGCGTCTGTGCCCACGGCGGCGTGGAGCGCCTCGACGGCCGCCTTCCTGCGTAGGATCGCCGCCTCGTCCTCGTCCAGCACGCGGAAGCCCGGAACCAGTCCCGCTTCCAGCGGAGCCTGGCGGAGGAGACGCGCGGCCAGACTGTGGATGGTGCCCACCCAGGCGCGCTCGGCGAAGCGCTCCGCCAGCTCGTGCGAGCGCGGGTCGCCGCGCCGGGCCAGCTCCTGGCGGAGGCGGAGGCGCAGCTCGGCGCCGGCGCGCTCGGTGAAGGTGACGGCCGCCACATGCTCGGGTTCCAGCCCCCGGTCGAGCAGGCGGAGGAAGCGGGCGACCAGCACCGCCGTCTTCCCCGATCCGGCAGCGGCCCCGACCACCGTGCTGCCCGCGCCGCCGATGGCGGCGCGCTGCTCATCCGTCCACTCGGCTTCCACCGGCTGCCGCCTCCCTGCTCGTCTCCCACCAGCTGCGCTTGGCGCCCAGGCGCGCCGGCTCCACGCGGCAGACCTCGGCCGCCGGGCAGCCGGGCGGGCAGTCCGCCGCCGGCAGGACCGGGAAGCGACCGGCCTGGATGGCCACCCCCACCAAGGCCAGGCGTTCGGGCAGCCGCTCCAGCAGCTCCCGCCAGAGGGCGTCCGGCAGATAGCCGGGCTCCGTCCTCCCCAGGTCCACCAGCCGCCGCGCCTCCAGGCGCCAGAGACCGCGGCGCACGTCCAGGTCGCGCAGGTTGTACCAGGCGGCGCCCAGCACCCGCCGCGACGGCTGGCGCTGCTCCCAGGCCAGCGCGTAGGCCGGCAGCTGCACGTCCCGCAGCTCCAACACCGCCCGCGCGTCGCGGTCGGAGCGCTTGTAGTCGTAGATGACCACCTCGCCGTCGCCGCCGTCCACCCGGTCGGCGCGCCCCGGCAGCCGCCAGGCGCGACCGTCGGCGCCCGTGAAGGAGAGTTCGAGCTCCGCCTCCACCGCCAGCGGCCGCAGGTCGTAGCCCGCGCGCGCGCGGCCGGCCTCCGCGCGCAGCCAGGCCTCCAGGAGGCGCCGGAGCGAGCGCCGCGCGCCCTCCACCGCCGCCGGCGGCGGCAGCGCCCGCGCCGACCAGTCGTCCAGGAGCGCCTCCAGCTCCGCTTCCGCCCGCCGTCGGACCGGCTCGCCCTCCAGCTCCGCCAGGGGACGCCCCAGCAGGGGGCGGAGCAGCGACGCCAGCAGCCGGTGGAGCAGGTTCCCCTCGTCCAGCGGCGTCAGCGCTTGTGCGGGTACCGGAGGGGTGCGGAGCCGCCACTCGTGGACGACCAGAAACTGGAAGGGGCAGGTGAGGTAGGCGTTGACCGCCGTCACGTCCAGATGGGCCCCGCCCTCGTGGCGCGCCGTAAGGTAGGCGACGAGCCGCCGGTCGCCCTCCAGCCAGCCCTGCCAGGCGTCGAGGCGCGGCGAGCGCCGGCTGCGCTCGGCCCTGCGGCGGCGCTCCAGCGAAGCGGGATCCGGTCCGCGGCCGCACGCCAGGGCCGCGCGCAGGGGCGTGGCGAAGGGGGGAGGAGCGGTCGCCTCCGTCTCCGCCACCGGCGGCAGGAGCGTGGAAGGCTCCAGGGGGCTGGCGCCCTCGAAGCGGGGCAGGCTGAACCAGAGCTCCGCGCCGGCGGCGCAGGCCGCCCGGAAGAGGAAGCGCTCCCTGAGGCGCAGGCTCTCCCGGCTCTCGAGGCGGAGGCCGCGACGGCGGAGCCGCTCCCGCAGCTCCTCGCCCAGCAGACCGTCGGGATGGTAGGCTTGCGGCCAGCCACCCTCGTGCAGGCCGAGGAGGACGAGGCGGCGGACCGGCAACCCGCGCAGCTCCGAGGGATGGACCAGGCGGGGGGCCCGGGGACTCTCCGCCGGACGTCGCACCGCGGCCAGGGAGAGCGCCTGGCCCAGCTGCTCCAGGAAGCGTCCACCCTCCATCGCCTCGTCGCCTTCCACCCGCTCCAGGCTCCGCTGGAACTCCCGGAGGCTCTCCCATTCCTGCGCACGCAGCGAGCGCTCCCCGGGCTCGCGTGCCGCCAGGACGTCCGGCGCCCCCATCGCCTCCGCCAGTTGCAGCAGGCTAGCCAGGAGCCTCGAGGGGCGGCCGCCTGCGGGCACGGCCTCCTCCAGCCGGCGGCGCAGCGCCGACCACCCGCCCACGAGCGCCTCCCAGGGCAGCAGGCGCAGCTCCGGGTCGGCGCCGGCGGTGGCCGCCCGCACCTGCAAGCGAGCGGACCAGTCGCCGTCGGGCGCCTCGCCGGCCGCCGCCAGGGCGGCAAGCAGAAGGGAAGGATCGCCGGCCGGCGCCCAGAGCCGGCTACGCAGGAGCGAGGCGGCGGCTCGGGCGCCGGGGCGCCAGCGCAGGCGGGCGAGGTCCAAGAGGGCGCGGCCGGAGGGCGTCCGGTCGAGGCGCTCCTCCCGTGCCGGTGCCGGCAGGCCGTGGGCCCTGCAGGCGCGCGCCAGCGCCTCCAGGTAGAGGCCCGGCGTACGTGCCACCAAAAGCGTCTCCTCCGGCTCCTCGGCGGTTAGCGCCAGCGCCTGCCCCACCTCCTCGCTCCGGTCGGCGGGACGGAGGAGGCGCGGCGGCGTGGCGCCGTCCGGGCCGGGGCCGTCTTCCTCCCCGGAAGGCCAGGCCGGCGCCTCCTCCGGCGCGAGCCCGTCCGGGTCGAAGAGCGGCGCGAAGGAGGCGAGCGCGCGGCGGTCCGCCTCGTCGGCCGGATCGCCCGCCCAGAGGAGGAAGGACTCTTCCACCTCCGCACCCGAGACGGCCGCCAGGAGGCGCGCCTGCGCGGGCG
This window of the Bacillota bacterium genome carries:
- a CDS encoding phosphatidylglycerophosphatase A, with the protein product MRALAEAWLARRGVTLEAVAELVLELQAKYVPGLTLEACRESVERVLEKREVQNAIFTGIALDELAERGRIAQPLGAMLRRDDSLYGIDEVLALSITNVYGSIGLTNFGYLDKTKPGVIGRINNDTRHVNTFLDDLVSALAAAAAARIAHAARDGDRPRSDGL
- a CDS encoding UvrD-helicase domain-containing protein, translated to MEAEWTDEQRAAIGGAGSTVVGAAAGSGKTAVLVARFLRLLDRGLEPEHVAAVTFTERAGAELRLRLRQELARRGDPRSHELAERFAERAWVGTIHSLAARLLRQAPLEAGLVPGFRVLDEDEAAILRRKAAVEALHAAVGTDAETASAVAELGPERTLEWLLESLALLGRERSTPAEARRQTLAALEERRRQAGRLAGELVATVDGLLALPRRDLPSASRERLERLEALAPTLGRLAERLASPEAGPDGPAGLLEAARRLAAGSVARPLQAGMRRLRELAEELEGLAGDLIWMGLAPGFLSALEAVDEAYARSKAEREAVDFDDLLVRALQLLERRAAAGAPPPFRAVLVDEFQDTDRLQWSFFRLLTGWPARGELYLVGDAKQSIYRFRGADVRVFAAASRELEQAGGRRLALPHNFRSEPRLIAFVNRLFARLLADGGDGVVFEAARPARPAAPEAEGEGEPRLLFLLLEPPAEPLPQAERSRREARHWTAAILRVVRSGRPLVRRDAASPEGRPPRYGDFAVLARALGDLLPWQEALREAGVPFVVGAGRGYFQREEVRDLLRLVRWLRNPADELALAALLRSPFFAVSDAGITWLVRARDRLREAGEPAATLWHALEAGTALRDPGLAEDDRRGLAEAQRHLTTWLEELPRRPLSGLLEEALVESGYLATFEPFADSGRRLANVEAFLGRVASLEARGLVTPEEVSEELEALLAMDRQGEPAPQAEAADAVHLLTVHAAKGLEFPWVILPRLERSLHGGRRAGPLYRREAGLALPLQAAGEQSLYGRLKAEERKAAVAEEKRLLYVAMTRARDYLWLSASPSGRGHGPDTARHPDSMQSWFEWLWWALELGAGDPLPSERRLEDPVTGVVATVRLSRLEPEAEPAPPGGPVRPEPVVPAAAAPAPAPPATDRAPEQPDRRQPLPVTALNVWHRCPRLFYYLYVRGWPEPPAPSEAGPRGDARGPSRAGLLSGTERGALVHAVLEALPAAPGAGGGPVLREVIRRQARLLGLAEEGVQAELPRMEAELQRYLDSPGFLEQAEAERAGRLWRELPLVARAGGWLLSGRLDRAWINDRGRLVVLDFKTDRLRPGEEERALEGYAYQLAAYARMAPEALEAPLERVEVAWLASGGRTLLPSDGAVLRRAGEGLDALLERLGEARTADDYPGRAASCPGCGFRPVCPAAAPSSG
- a CDS encoding PD-(D/E)XK nuclease family protein gives rise to the protein MAWHLFPALRPGDRRRAVGWLLARMASEPPAGQWLWLAATAALRREAEREWAERPPLFLRGRLATLHELAGRVLAVEGRALRPLDEAARAWLVGRLVRELEAAGEAGPLAGHGDRPHLAVALGGLFLELEQAGAEPPELERLLREARAEAGREPPLPAELLAGLYRRYREELERADLRDGAAEYLVAARLAAARRRTAGGAGGRHVPLRLVLDGFHDLTPAQARLLAAVSGAEVEESFLLWAGDPADEADRRALASFAPLFDPDGLAPEEAPAWPSGEEDGPGPDGATPPRLLRPADRSEEVGQALALTAEEPEETLLVARTPGLYLEALARACRAHGLPAPAREERLDRTPSGRALLDLARLRWRPGARAAASLLRSRLWAPAGDPSLLLAALAAAGEAPDGDWSARLQVRAATAGADPELRLLPWEALVGGWSALRRRLEEAVPAGGRPSRLLASLLQLAEAMGAPDVLAAREPGERSLRAQEWESLREFQRSLERVEGDEAMEGGRFLEQLGQALSLAAVRRPAESPRAPRLVHPSELRGLPVRRLVLLGLHEGGWPQAYHPDGLLGEELRERLRRRGLRLESRESLRLRERFLFRAACAAGAELWFSLPRFEGASPLEPSTLLPPVAETEATAPPPFATPLRAALACGRGPDPASLERRRRAERSRRSPRLDAWQGWLEGDRRLVAYLTARHEGGAHLDVTAVNAYLTCPFQFLVVHEWRLRTPPVPAQALTPLDEGNLLHRLLASLLRPLLGRPLAELEGEPVRRRAEAELEALLDDWSARALPPPAAVEGARRSLRRLLEAWLRAEAGRARAGYDLRPLAVEAELELSFTGADGRAWRLPGRADRVDGGDGEVVIYDYKRSDRDARAVLELRDVQLPAYALAWEQRQPSRRVLGAAWYNLRDLDVRRGLWRLEARRLVDLGRTEPGYLPDALWRELLERLPERLALVGVAIQAGRFPVLPAADCPPGCPAAEVCRVEPARLGAKRSWWETSREAAAGGSRVDG
- a CDS encoding radical SAM protein, giving the protein MAELTLSIKPDTLTLSRDHRRIVAFDREGRWTTLFLDGVVYQRGLSGQVVEKAVTEEDGASRKRLRALSPGERARLAGVTAELAGEAQRQLEHGDGQLRWELPPRVAHLLREAALPPEELARPWLERALAWDERRLEEDVRRFLEVYQPVSILPPDQYRAVYLQATTGCSYNKCAFCDLYRDRPFAAKTVDEFRRHVAAVRRFLGGTALGRRTLFLGDGNALMAPTDRLLHWMAEASSVFPLAPGATAAERIRYVESHPGTYEGFYVFQDLFHTREKSVAELEALAAAGLRRVYLGVETGSEALSRFLHKPGRPSYALQAVRNLHRAGLAVGLILLLGAGGEAYAEEHVSATAELINQMELGPEDLIYYSPIVEIPGLPYQRAMDAQSIRRLDEAELEEQRRRLDEAIRAPRWPRGPRRSLYDLREFVY